In Acidianus brierleyi, one genomic interval encodes:
- a CDS encoding aspartate aminotransferase family protein, translating into MFENYYADTINSKVLYEEATTIIPYGVSSNYRFFDPYPLYLKRGKGSKVWDVDGNEYIDFNLGFGVLEVGHSNEIVAEEVYNAFKESSILGFEYCKAIELAKIIKKRYNVDMVRFSSTGTEATMHSIRIARAYSRKKKIIKFEGHYHGSHDQLLVNVNPTKEGIVPSSLGIPEEVIKNTLIAEWNNLESFEKIIRENKDIGAVIMEPIAMNMGLIPTKLDFLKGVVELSRENNIVVIFDETKTGGKYNSGAAGYFNLEPDIKVIGKSIAGGLPLSVIAGKKEIMSVIGPGKVAHGGTFNANPLSVRAAIVTLEKILTENAFYHMHRLSEILESGYKDIAEDSKIELSVTRWGPSGSIYFLDKVPMSYKEFIKADFGKWGTYFFAMLSQGVIPMAGFNEQWTISIKHSEEDIRKHLECADNAIKLAKNKRTEVNLDESF; encoded by the coding sequence ATGTTCGAGAATTATTATGCTGATACTATCAATTCTAAGGTTCTCTATGAAGAGGCAACAACAATTATCCCATACGGCGTAAGTAGTAATTATAGATTTTTCGATCCTTATCCTCTTTACCTAAAGCGAGGGAAAGGAAGCAAAGTATGGGATGTGGATGGAAACGAATACATAGACTTCAATTTAGGTTTTGGTGTACTAGAAGTAGGTCATTCAAATGAAATTGTTGCAGAAGAAGTTTATAACGCATTTAAGGAGAGTTCTATTCTTGGTTTTGAGTATTGTAAGGCTATTGAATTAGCTAAGATAATTAAGAAAAGGTATAATGTTGACATGGTAAGATTCTCTTCAACAGGCACAGAAGCAACAATGCACTCAATAAGAATAGCAAGAGCATACTCAAGAAAAAAGAAAATAATAAAATTCGAAGGACACTACCACGGATCACACGACCAATTACTAGTAAACGTTAATCCTACAAAAGAAGGTATAGTTCCATCTTCCTTAGGTATTCCTGAGGAGGTAATTAAAAATACTTTAATAGCAGAATGGAATAATCTAGAATCATTCGAAAAAATAATAAGAGAAAACAAAGACATAGGAGCAGTAATAATGGAACCAATAGCAATGAACATGGGACTAATACCCACAAAACTAGACTTTCTAAAGGGTGTAGTGGAGTTATCCAGAGAAAATAACATAGTAGTAATTTTTGACGAAACTAAAACGGGAGGGAAATATAACTCAGGTGCAGCTGGATATTTTAATCTTGAACCAGATATTAAAGTAATAGGTAAATCTATAGCTGGAGGTCTTCCTTTATCAGTAATAGCAGGAAAGAAAGAAATTATGTCTGTTATAGGTCCAGGTAAGGTAGCTCATGGAGGTACTTTTAATGCTAATCCTCTTTCAGTAAGAGCTGCAATTGTTACCTTAGAGAAAATTCTAACAGAAAACGCATTCTATCATATGCATAGATTAAGTGAAATTCTAGAGTCAGGATACAAGGACATAGCAGAAGATTCTAAGATAGAGCTAAGTGTAACTAGATGGGGACCTAGTGGTTCTATTTACTTTCTAGATAAGGTTCCAATGAGTTATAAAGAATTCATAAAAGCCGATTTTGGAAAATGGGGAACTTATTTCTTTGCAATGCTATCTCAAGGAGTGATACCTATGGCTGGATTTAATGAACAATGGACTATATCAATAAAACATTCTGAAGAAGATATACGTAAGCATTTAGAGTGTGCAGATAACGCGATAAAGTTAGCTAAAAATAAAAGAACAGAAGTAAATTTAGACGAGTCGTTCTAA
- a CDS encoding urease accessory protein UreD yields the protein MKAYLEINNYNNKFYIFKEGPLGAFKVNKTIYIVNPSEVLANNDNIEIKIATDEGKITDQAYTKIISKSIVNLRISISGSFSYIPHPILFYNKANAEINNEFYVSDKAIIIESYILGRKGHGEIFREGKIKSITKIFSRNRLKIFDIFKVKNEDYRNPNLMGKECIINIYKIENDEVDIDKRIVSTEDIEEELSLLYMLTK from the coding sequence ATTTTACATATTTAAAGAAGGTCCTCTAGGAGCATTTAAAGTAAATAAAACAATATATATTGTAAATCCTTCAGAAGTTCTAGCTAACAACGACAATATAGAAATTAAAATAGCTACTGATGAGGGGAAAATTACTGACCAAGCTTATACAAAAATTATATCTAAATCCATTGTAAATCTTAGAATTAGTATTTCTGGAAGTTTTTCATATATACCACACCCAATACTTTTTTACAATAAAGCTAATGCAGAAATAAATAACGAATTTTATGTTTCAGATAAAGCTATAATAATTGAATCATATATTTTAGGAAGGAAAGGACATGGAGAAATTTTTAGAGAAGGTAAAATCAAGTCTATTACAAAGATTTTTTCCAGAAATAGATTAAAGATATTTGATATTTTTAAGGTAAAAAATGAAGATTATAGAAATCCAAATTTAATGGGTAAAGAATGTATAATAAATATATATAAGATTGAAAACGATGAAGTCGATATAGATAAAAGAATAGTTTCTACAGAAGACATAGAAGAAGAATTATCTTTACTATATATGCTTACTAAATAA